The following proteins come from a genomic window of Nostoc sp. ATCC 53789:
- a CDS encoding SRPBCC family protein, with amino-acid sequence MQDWLSKFIHRKRRRFCASLVRTYREISSASVDELWQKVADLTDVSWHPLLKSTNVPYGLVPKPGLIFHAVTRFSPIPIRIFVERVNHKEMLSIRVLAIPGIEERVTYQVESTVCGTCLSYSVTLRGWLSPLIWSLSRPYVDRVARSLVEAAEKTALPTVSGKKKSLDDSCFDF; translated from the coding sequence ATGCAAGATTGGTTATCCAAATTCATCCACCGCAAACGTCGTCGGTTTTGCGCTTCTCTGGTGCGGACATATCGAGAAATTAGTTCTGCTTCTGTAGATGAACTGTGGCAAAAAGTTGCTGACTTAACAGATGTTTCCTGGCATCCACTACTTAAGAGTACTAATGTACCCTACGGATTAGTACCCAAACCAGGATTGATTTTTCATGCTGTAACACGCTTTTCGCCAATTCCCATCCGTATTTTTGTGGAGCGTGTCAATCACAAGGAGATGCTGAGTATCCGAGTGCTGGCAATTCCAGGAATAGAAGAACGGGTGACTTATCAAGTAGAGTCAACTGTTTGTGGCACTTGTTTATCTTATTCTGTAACGCTACGGGGGTGGTTATCGCCCCTGATTTGGTCTTTATCCCGTCCTTATGTAGACCGCGTAGCACGGTCTTTAGTAGAAGCAGCAGAAAAGACGGCATTGCCAACGGTATCTGGGAAGAAGAAATCTCTTGATGACAGTTGTTTTGATTTTTAG
- a CDS encoding Mrp/NBP35 family ATP-binding protein, which yields MYDVLDSRSVLEILRPVEDPELRKSLVELNMIRNVKIDGGKVSFTLVLTTPACPLREFIVEDCQKAVKKLPGVTDVSIEVTAETPQQKSLPDRTGISGVKNIIAVSSGKGGVGKSTVAVNVAVALAQTGAKVGLLDADIYGPNDPTMLGLADAQIVVRSTETGDILEPAFNHGVKLVSMGFLIDRDQPVIWRGPMLNGIIRQFLYQVQWGELDYLIVDMPPGTGDAQLTLTQAVPMAGAVIVTTPQTVALLDSRKGLRMFQQMNVPVLGIVENMSYFIPPDQPDKHYDIFGSGGGSKTAAELGVPLLGCVPLEISTRVGGDSGVPIVVGDPDSASAKALTAIALTIAGKVSVAALT from the coding sequence ATGTACGATGTCCTCGATTCTCGCTCTGTCCTAGAAATTTTGCGTCCAGTGGAAGACCCAGAACTTCGCAAAAGTCTGGTGGAACTGAATATGATTCGCAACGTCAAAATTGACGGTGGTAAGGTTAGTTTCACTTTAGTGTTAACCACTCCTGCCTGTCCTTTACGTGAATTTATCGTCGAAGACTGTCAGAAAGCTGTCAAAAAGCTACCGGGTGTTACAGATGTCAGCATAGAAGTAACCGCAGAAACACCGCAACAAAAAAGTTTGCCCGATCGCACTGGTATTTCTGGCGTAAAAAATATTATTGCTGTTTCCAGTGGCAAAGGTGGCGTTGGTAAAAGTACGGTGGCGGTGAATGTAGCAGTGGCTCTAGCTCAAACTGGGGCGAAAGTTGGCTTGTTAGACGCTGATATTTACGGCCCCAACGATCCCACTATGCTTGGTTTAGCTGATGCCCAAATTGTGGTACGTTCCACAGAAACAGGTGACATTTTGGAACCTGCTTTTAATCACGGTGTCAAATTAGTTTCAATGGGCTTTTTGATTGACCGAGATCAACCAGTCATTTGGCGGGGGCCTATGCTCAATGGCATAATTCGCCAGTTTCTCTATCAAGTGCAATGGGGAGAACTGGATTATTTGATTGTAGATATGCCACCGGGAACCGGAGATGCTCAGTTAACTTTAACTCAAGCAGTGCCAATGGCCGGGGCGGTAATTGTCACCACACCGCAAACTGTAGCCCTATTAGATTCTCGCAAGGGATTGCGGATGTTCCAGCAGATGAATGTCCCGGTATTGGGGATCGTGGAAAATATGAGCTATTTTATCCCCCCCGATCAACCAGATAAACACTATGACATCTTTGGTTCTGGTGGAGGCTCCAAAACCGCCGCCGAATTGGGAGTGCCACTGCTGGGGTGCGTTCCACTAGAGATTTCTACACGAGTTGGTGGTGACAGTGGTGTGCCCATAGTTGTTGGCGATCCAGATTCAGCTTCGGCAAAAGCATTAACTGCGATCGCTCTTACCATTGCTGGTAAAGTATCAGTTGCTGCGTTGACATAA
- the rodA gene encoding rod shape-determining protein RodA — MLLKRSLPKIRWKSWVKPWQNVDWLLFCLPVAVSIFGGIMILSTELKQPVTDWWWHWMVAGIGVLIALFLSRIRYELLMQWHWVTYSLTNFSLIAVMIAGTSAKGAQRWISIAGFNVQPSEFAKVGMIVTLAALLHRRTASSLEGVFRVLAITAIPWGLVFLQPDLATSLVFGAIVLGMLYWANANPGWLILLISPVVAAILFSISWPLSEPIILFKELSFGPLGIVWSFAMAILGWQTLPWRRFGCSAIGAWTLNILGGELGVFAWNHILKPYQKARLTVFMDPDHDPLGAGYHLIQSRIAIGAGEIWGWGLFKGPMTQLNFVPEQHTDFIFSAVGEEFGFVGCLLVLFVFCLICFRLLHVAQTAKDNFGSLLAIGVLSMIVFQLIVNVGMTVGLAPVAGIPLPWMSYGRSAMLTNFISLGIVESVANFRQRQKYY; from the coding sequence ATGTTATTAAAACGATCGCTCCCCAAAATTCGCTGGAAGTCTTGGGTTAAGCCCTGGCAAAATGTAGATTGGCTACTATTTTGTTTGCCAGTTGCTGTCAGTATCTTTGGTGGCATCATGATTCTCAGTACGGAACTGAAGCAGCCAGTAACTGACTGGTGGTGGCACTGGATGGTAGCGGGTATCGGTGTGCTTATAGCTCTATTTTTATCTCGCATCCGCTACGAACTCTTAATGCAGTGGCACTGGGTAACATACTCACTAACGAATTTCAGCTTAATCGCGGTGATGATTGCTGGTACTAGCGCTAAAGGGGCACAGAGGTGGATTAGTATCGCCGGCTTTAACGTGCAACCCTCAGAATTTGCCAAAGTCGGCATGATCGTTACCTTAGCAGCTTTGCTACACAGGCGTACTGCTTCTAGCCTTGAAGGTGTTTTCCGGGTTCTGGCAATTACCGCCATACCTTGGGGATTAGTATTTTTGCAGCCAGATTTAGCAACATCATTGGTATTTGGTGCGATCGTCTTAGGAATGCTTTATTGGGCAAATGCTAACCCAGGCTGGTTAATTCTGCTGATTTCTCCTGTGGTTGCGGCCATTTTGTTTAGTATATCTTGGCCTTTATCAGAGCCAATAATTTTATTCAAAGAACTATCTTTTGGCCCATTGGGAATAGTTTGGTCATTTGCGATGGCCATTTTGGGCTGGCAAACTCTACCTTGGCGTAGATTTGGTTGCAGTGCGATCGGTGCGTGGACTCTCAATATACTGGGTGGCGAATTAGGAGTCTTCGCTTGGAACCATATTCTAAAACCATATCAAAAAGCTCGGCTAACTGTATTCATGGATCCCGACCACGATCCACTTGGTGCTGGGTATCACTTAATCCAATCTCGTATTGCTATTGGTGCTGGTGAAATTTGGGGATGGGGTTTGTTCAAGGGGCCAATGACGCAACTGAATTTTGTACCTGAACAGCATACAGACTTTATTTTCTCCGCAGTCGGAGAAGAATTCGGTTTTGTTGGTTGTTTGTTAGTGCTGTTTGTCTTCTGCTTAATTTGCTTCCGTCTGCTGCATGTTGCCCAAACCGCCAAAGATAACTTTGGTTCCTTGTTGGCTATTGGCGTTTTATCTATGATCGTGTTTCAGCTGATTGTGAACGTTGGCATGACTGTAGGTTTAGCACCTGTGGCAGGAATACCTTTACCTTGGATGAGTTATGGGCGTTCTGCTATGCTGACCAACTTCATTTCCTTGGGAATAGTAGAATCGGTAGCAAATTTTCGCCAAAGGCAGAAGTATTATTGA
- a CDS encoding NAD(P)H dehydrogenase subunit NdhS, with translation MILPGATVRVKNPADTYYRYEGLVQRLTDGKVAVLFEGGNWDKLVTFRLSELELVETIAGRKKAK, from the coding sequence ATGATTCTGCCTGGAGCAACTGTTCGCGTCAAGAATCCCGCAGATACCTATTATCGCTACGAAGGACTCGTGCAACGACTGACCGATGGTAAAGTAGCCGTATTATTTGAAGGTGGTAACTGGGATAAATTAGTTACCTTTCGCTTAAGCGAATTGGAACTCGTAGAAACCATAGCCGGACGGAAAAAAGCCAAATAA
- a CDS encoding HAS-barrel domain-containing protein produces the protein MRLPLPQFATGDRHPNHIAEVIETTSTEFLAQCLEPEDLSFPSMPPFGSWVCSVDEESGNQVYGVVYYATTMPIDSVHRARALGLSLQDLREEQPQIFAMLRTEFRAAIVGFEQSSQNQGYNQRIYQYLPPRPPQIHQAVYQCEPEAIVKFTEELDFLRTLLCINGAPVESLTAAAIRDVYQLRKADREWLIKAGRNLSVLLKDDYDRLRFILSQIHP, from the coding sequence ATGCGCCTCCCACTACCACAGTTTGCTACTGGCGATCGCCATCCCAACCACATTGCGGAGGTGATTGAAACTACTAGTACTGAATTTCTAGCTCAGTGTTTGGAACCAGAAGATTTGAGCTTTCCCTCCATGCCACCCTTTGGTAGTTGGGTTTGCTCTGTGGATGAAGAATCTGGGAATCAAGTTTATGGCGTGGTATATTATGCTACAACTATGCCTATAGATTCAGTACACCGGGCTAGGGCTTTGGGGTTGTCACTGCAAGACTTACGCGAGGAACAACCCCAGATATTTGCCATGTTGAGAACAGAATTTAGAGCTGCGATCGTGGGATTTGAACAATCTTCCCAGAATCAAGGTTATAACCAAAGAATATATCAGTATCTACCACCCCGTCCCCCGCAAATTCATCAAGCTGTTTATCAGTGTGAACCAGAAGCGATCGTTAAATTTACTGAAGAACTAGATTTTTTGCGGACATTGCTTTGTATTAACGGTGCGCCAGTCGAGTCTTTGACCGCAGCGGCCATTCGAGATGTATACCAGTTACGCAAAGCTGACCGAGAATGGTTAATTAAAGCTGGACGTAACCTAAGCGTGCTACTTAAAGACGACTACGATCGCTTGCGGTTTATTTTAAGTCAAATCCATCCGTAG
- a CDS encoding cation:proton antiporter, which yields MELISQVLVLEPTSQVLGKEPIVPFAILLVVILVIPIMFERLRLPGLVGLVFSGLVLGPSGWNLFQSDSPMINLLSEIGLIYLLFVAGLEIDLEKFRRQKSRAFGFASLTFLVPLIMGTLVGLILGYGWNTSILIGSLFTSYTLLAYPIISRLGVVNNKAVTVTIGAKIFTDIGAVLILGVCVGITHAGAFSFAKLLTLSGWLIIYSVAVVTGFDWAGKEFFKRSGDDEGNKFLFVLLSVFLAAVGAQLIGVEKIVGAFLAGLAVNEAVGEGPVKEKVVFIGSVLFIPIFFVDLGLLINLSTFVNNLDTLKLTLLMIVGLIASKLIAALFAKLLYRYKWQETLTIWSLSLPQVGTTLAATLVGYKAGLLPLEVLHSVIVLMVVTSTLGPLITSRIAVGLNSLAEEDPALPLPDQNAPETDSAFTIVVPVYNPHTEQHLIEMAALLARQSQGKIIPLAIATAAAQMDAPQLEASLQRSEQLLTKATAHSRLLGVTAEPMLRIDDAFAQGISRAAREQKANLIVMGWGKRTGLRARLFGNVIDGVLWASHCPVAVTRLVESPKKIQRILVPVENLTAPILQPVQFAQMLAEANQSHITVLNVCDRRTSSSKIAWRRSHLSLMVSNLALANAPEIQIIAHENVAQAILQAARLYDLVVLPFIRNRTSPGGLAISDVTTQLARQLTCSIVMLGEPQRTQTTNVVISNTVTSITSAV from the coding sequence ATGGAACTCATATCACAAGTTCTTGTTCTGGAACCAACTTCCCAAGTTCTTGGCAAGGAACCAATTGTTCCCTTTGCTATTTTGCTGGTGGTTATCTTAGTTATCCCCATCATGTTTGAGCGGCTAAGATTACCAGGATTAGTGGGTTTGGTTTTTTCCGGGCTAGTACTTGGGCCTTCAGGCTGGAATTTATTTCAGTCTGACTCACCGATGATTAACCTGCTATCAGAGATTGGGTTAATTTATTTACTGTTTGTCGCCGGGCTAGAAATTGATCTCGAAAAGTTCCGTCGGCAAAAAAGTCGTGCCTTTGGCTTTGCCAGCTTGACTTTCCTTGTCCCCCTAATAATGGGAACCTTAGTAGGGCTGATTTTAGGCTATGGCTGGAATACTTCAATTTTAATTGGCTCTTTATTCACTTCCTATACTCTTTTGGCATATCCCATAATCAGCCGTTTGGGAGTAGTAAACAATAAAGCTGTTACTGTCACCATTGGAGCTAAGATTTTTACAGATATTGGGGCAGTGCTGATCTTAGGTGTTTGTGTAGGCATCACTCATGCTGGAGCATTCAGCTTTGCTAAACTACTCACCTTGTCGGGTTGGTTAATTATTTACTCTGTTGCCGTTGTTACAGGCTTTGATTGGGCAGGTAAGGAATTTTTCAAGCGGTCTGGAGATGATGAAGGAAACAAGTTTTTGTTTGTATTACTTTCCGTATTTCTGGCGGCTGTAGGCGCTCAATTGATTGGAGTAGAAAAAATAGTTGGTGCTTTTTTAGCGGGTTTGGCAGTGAATGAAGCTGTGGGTGAAGGCCCTGTCAAAGAAAAGGTGGTATTTATTGGCAGTGTGTTGTTTATTCCCATTTTCTTTGTTGACCTTGGCTTACTGATCAATCTATCCACCTTTGTGAACAACCTGGATACGCTCAAGTTAACGCTGTTGATGATAGTCGGGTTGATTGCCAGTAAATTGATTGCAGCTTTGTTCGCAAAACTGCTTTACCGCTACAAGTGGCAAGAAACGTTAACCATCTGGTCGCTATCACTTCCCCAGGTTGGTACAACCTTAGCAGCTACCTTAGTGGGATATAAGGCCGGATTGCTGCCACTAGAAGTATTACACAGTGTCATTGTCTTAATGGTTGTCACATCAACTTTGGGGCCGTTGATAACCAGTCGAATAGCTGTTGGTTTGAATTCCTTAGCAGAGGAAGATCCGGCACTACCTCTACCTGACCAGAATGCACCAGAGACAGACAGCGCTTTTACGATAGTTGTACCTGTCTATAATCCTCATACCGAACAGCATTTAATTGAAATGGCAGCGTTATTAGCGCGTCAGTCTCAGGGAAAAATTATACCACTGGCGATCGCAACTGCTGCGGCTCAGATGGATGCACCACAGTTAGAAGCTTCTCTACAACGCAGTGAGCAGTTATTGACTAAAGCCACGGCACACAGTCGATTATTAGGTGTTACCGCAGAACCAATGCTGCGAATTGATGATGCCTTTGCTCAAGGAATTAGCCGAGCCGCCCGCGAACAAAAGGCTAATTTAATTGTGATGGGTTGGGGTAAACGGACTGGGTTACGAGCGCGTTTATTTGGGAATGTGATTGATGGTGTGCTTTGGGCATCCCATTGCCCAGTAGCAGTAACACGTCTAGTAGAATCACCGAAAAAAATTCAGCGCATCTTAGTACCCGTAGAAAACTTAACAGCACCCATATTACAGCCTGTACAATTTGCCCAGATGTTGGCAGAGGCAAATCAGAGCCACATTACTGTGCTAAATGTGTGCGATCGCCGCACGAGTTCCAGTAAAATTGCTTGGAGGCGATCGCATCTCTCCCTAATGGTATCTAATTTAGCTTTGGCTAATGCTCCAGAAATTCAAATTATCGCTCATGAAAATGTTGCCCAAGCAATTTTGCAGGCAGCACGATTATATGATTTAGTAGTTTTACCTTTTATACGCAATCGTACCAGTCCTGGAGGGTTAGCCATTAGCGATGTTACAACCCAGTTAGCCAGACAACTAACCTGCTCCATTGTCATGCTTGGAGAACCGCAGCGCACCCAAACCACAAATGTAGTTATATCTAACACGGTTACTAGTATTACATCTGCTGTATAA
- a CDS encoding UDP-glucuronic acid decarboxylase family protein — translation MRILVTGGAGFIGSHLIDRLMNEGHELICLDNFYTGHKRNILKWLGHPYFELIRHDITEPIRLEVDQIYHLACPASPVHYQYNPVKTVKTNVMGTLNMLGLAKRVKARFFLASTSEVYGDPEVHPQTEEYRGSVNPIGIRSCYDEGKRIAETLAFDYYRQNKVDIRVVRIFNTYGPRMLENDGRVVSNFIVQALRGNPLTVYGDGSQTRSFCYVSDLVEGFIRLMNSEYIGPMNLGNPGEYTILQLAQAVQNMINPDAQIKFEPLPSDDPRRRQPDITKAKTWLNWEPTIPLQEGLKLTIEDFRNRIQGDVNNSTN, via the coding sequence ATGAGAATTTTGGTGACGGGCGGTGCTGGGTTCATTGGTTCCCATCTCATCGACCGATTAATGAATGAAGGGCATGAATTAATATGCTTGGATAACTTTTACACTGGCCATAAACGTAACATTCTTAAATGGTTAGGTCATCCGTACTTTGAACTTATCCGCCACGATATTACCGAACCAATTCGGTTAGAAGTGGATCAAATTTATCATTTAGCTTGTCCTGCTTCACCAGTACATTACCAGTACAACCCAGTTAAAACCGTTAAAACTAACGTGATGGGAACCCTAAATATGTTGGGGCTAGCTAAACGTGTGAAAGCGAGGTTTTTTCTAGCTTCAACAAGTGAAGTATACGGAGATCCAGAAGTTCATCCTCAAACTGAAGAGTATCGGGGTAGCGTCAATCCCATTGGGATACGTTCATGCTATGACGAAGGTAAAAGAATTGCTGAGACTTTAGCATTTGATTACTACAGACAAAATAAAGTTGATATTCGAGTTGTGCGGATATTTAACACCTACGGCCCGAGAATGTTAGAAAACGATGGTCGGGTGGTGAGCAATTTTATAGTTCAAGCCTTGCGGGGTAATCCTTTAACCGTGTACGGAGATGGTTCGCAAACTCGTAGTTTCTGCTACGTTTCCGATTTGGTAGAAGGATTCATCCGCCTGATGAATAGCGAGTATATTGGCCCAATGAATTTGGGTAATCCTGGTGAATACACGATTTTACAATTGGCGCAAGCTGTGCAGAACATGATCAACCCAGACGCACAGATTAAGTTTGAGCCACTACCTTCGGACGATCCCCGCCGTCGCCAGCCCGATATTACTAAGGCAAAGACTTGGTTAAATTGGGAACCTACCATTCCTCTGCAAGAGGGGTTAAAACTGACAATAGAAGATTTCCGTAATCGCATTCAAGGCGATGTCAATAATTCAACCAACTAA
- a CDS encoding UDP-glucose/GDP-mannose dehydrogenase family protein, with protein sequence MRVCVIGTGYVGLVTGACLAHIGHDVICVDNNEEKVKLMKSGQSPIFEPGLSEIMQSAIQTQKIHFTSDLAAGVSHGEILFIAVGTPPLPTGESDTRYVEAVARGIGENLNGGYKVIVNKSTVPIGSGDWVRMLVLDGVAERQKTLIPAGGVPSDQKLPEFVAEFDVVSNPEFLREGSAVHDTFNPDRIVLGGNSQRAVALMQQLYAPIVERKYAEDQSLPPVPILATDLSSAEMIKYAANAFLATKISFINEVANICDRVGADVTQVAKGIGLDSRIGNKFLQAGIGWGGSCFPKDVSALIHTADDYGYEAQLLKSAVSVNERQRLIALEKLQQVLKILKGKTVGLLGLTFKPDTDDLRDAPALILIEQLNRLGAKVKAYDPIISQTGMRHGLSGVLVETDAERLADGCDALVLVTEWQQFSTLDYVKMAKLMAHPVIIDGRNFLDPETLIRAGFQYVGVGR encoded by the coding sequence ATGCGTGTTTGCGTGATTGGTACTGGCTACGTTGGTTTAGTTACAGGTGCTTGCTTGGCTCATATTGGGCATGATGTAATTTGCGTAGACAACAACGAAGAAAAAGTTAAGTTAATGAAGTCTGGACAGTCCCCAATTTTTGAGCCGGGACTCTCAGAAATTATGCAGTCTGCCATTCAAACACAGAAGATTCATTTTACAAGCGATCTTGCTGCTGGAGTTTCCCACGGTGAAATTCTGTTTATTGCTGTGGGAACACCACCTTTGCCCACTGGTGAAAGTGATACTCGTTACGTTGAAGCTGTAGCCCGGGGGATTGGCGAAAATCTCAATGGTGGTTATAAGGTGATAGTGAATAAGTCTACAGTCCCCATTGGCTCAGGTGACTGGGTGCGGATGCTTGTTTTAGATGGTGTTGCAGAGCGGCAGAAAACACTGATACCCGCAGGTGGAGTACCGAGTGATCAGAAATTACCTGAATTTGTAGCCGAGTTTGATGTAGTTAGCAATCCAGAGTTTTTGCGCGAAGGTTCGGCAGTTCACGACACCTTTAACCCCGATCGCATTGTACTAGGAGGCAATAGTCAAAGAGCAGTAGCATTAATGCAACAACTGTATGCCCCAATTGTGGAACGCAAGTACGCTGAGGATCAATCTTTACCCCCAGTGCCAATTCTGGCAACAGACCTGAGTTCGGCGGAGATGATTAAATACGCCGCCAATGCCTTTTTAGCCACTAAGATTAGTTTTATTAACGAAGTTGCTAATATTTGCGATCGCGTCGGTGCTGATGTCACCCAAGTAGCCAAAGGTATTGGTTTAGACTCCCGTATTGGTAACAAGTTTTTACAAGCTGGTATCGGTTGGGGTGGTTCCTGCTTTCCCAAAGATGTCTCGGCTCTAATTCATACTGCTGATGACTATGGTTATGAAGCCCAGTTACTAAAATCTGCCGTTAGTGTTAACGAACGCCAACGCTTGATTGCTCTGGAGAAACTCCAACAAGTTCTGAAAATTCTCAAAGGCAAAACAGTCGGACTACTCGGACTGACCTTCAAGCCAGATACCGACGACTTGCGCGATGCTCCAGCCCTCATTTTAATTGAGCAGTTAAACAGACTAGGAGCCAAAGTTAAAGCCTACGATCCTATTATTTCCCAAACAGGTATGCGTCATGGTCTTTCTGGCGTGTTAGTAGAAACCGATGCCGAAAGGTTAGCTGACGGCTGCGATGCCTTAGTACTCGTCACCGAATGGCAGCAGTTCAGCACTCTCGACTATGTGAAGATGGCAAAATTGATGGCCCACCCCGTTATTATCGATGGTCGTAACTTCCTTGACCCTGAAACACTGATCCGCGCTGGATTCCAATATGTAGGCGTGGGAAGGTAG
- a CDS encoding DUF2993 domain-containing protein, translating into MFGGLTGLQDPKGTDWGERMLNTVASQTIRHLFTQSESVEVFVRCYPSSKLLQGSIDSFKMSGRGLVIRRDFAVEEMSFETDAVAIDFGSVLKGKLSLKQPTQAIAQVILSEAGINQAFNAELVKKRLLNLTVPSLTELSGGEPVSFTDVQVQLLPENRLQVVAKADLNNGELVPLSMILTVGIERRRRVSFKDPKIELDQVPESQREISQTLSVALVEILDNMVDLDRFDLDGVKMRLNRLETEGQKLIFSGYAEIERIPSSS; encoded by the coding sequence ATGTTCGGCGGACTTACTGGTTTACAAGATCCTAAAGGCACAGATTGGGGAGAGCGGATGCTCAACACGGTCGCCAGCCAAACGATTCGCCACCTGTTTACCCAAAGCGAGTCAGTAGAAGTCTTTGTGCGCTGCTACCCCTCCAGCAAGCTCTTGCAAGGCAGCATTGATAGCTTCAAAATGAGCGGTCGTGGCTTGGTGATTCGGAGAGATTTCGCAGTAGAAGAGATGTCTTTTGAAACTGATGCGGTGGCTATTGACTTCGGCTCAGTTTTAAAGGGCAAACTTAGTCTTAAGCAACCCACTCAAGCGATCGCTCAAGTAATTTTATCAGAAGCAGGGATAAACCAAGCCTTTAATGCGGAACTGGTGAAAAAGCGCTTGCTTAACCTCACCGTGCCATCACTGACAGAATTATCTGGCGGAGAACCAGTCTCCTTTACAGATGTTCAGGTACAGCTATTGCCAGAAAATCGGTTGCAGGTTGTAGCAAAAGCAGATTTAAACAATGGCGAACTTGTGCCCCTGAGCATGATTTTAACTGTAGGCATTGAAAGACGGCGGCGAGTTTCTTTCAAAGATCCAAAAATCGAGCTTGACCAAGTGCCAGAATCACAACGAGAAATCTCGCAAACCTTGAGCGTAGCGCTGGTAGAAATTTTAGATAATATGGTTGATTTGGATCGTTTTGACCTCGATGGAGTGAAAATGCGGCTCAACCGATTAGAAACTGAAGGTCAAAAACTTATTTTCAGTGGATATGCTGAAATCGAGCGTATTCCAAGTAGCAGTTAA
- a CDS encoding PIN domain-containing protein, with translation MIIVDTGFWLALANRNDSYHTQAITVLANVNEPLITTWPVVTKTCYLLLTKMGNHAQVSFINNLFLGAFTVFDLQPHHAKRICELMEKYANLPMDLADASLVVLAEHLGHGRIFSIDFRDFNAYRWKNQYPFENLMVC, from the coding sequence ATGATTATCGTTGATACTGGCTTTTGGTTAGCATTGGCAAATCGCAATGACTCGTACCACACTCAAGCAATAACAGTACTTGCCAATGTCAACGAACCTCTGATTACGACTTGGCCTGTCGTTACAAAGACTTGCTATCTACTGCTAACAAAGATGGGGAACCACGCGCAAGTAAGTTTCATTAATAACTTATTTTTAGGGGCCTTTACGGTTTTTGATTTGCAACCCCATCATGCTAAACGCATTTGTGAACTGATGGAAAAATATGCGAACTTACCAATGGATCTGGCCGATGCTTCGTTAGTAGTTTTAGCAGAACATCTGGGGCATGGAAGGATTTTTTCTATAGATTTTAGAGATTTTAATGCTTACCGTTGGAAAAATCAGTATCCGTTTGAAAATCTGATGGTATGTTAA
- a CDS encoding CopG family transcriptional regulator, with protein sequence MRINARLDDEYADKLAFIQQQTNQAVTDVIKSAIELYYQQLQQEQKNPFSMLTQTGFIGCGESHPDLSVNYKSILRDGLKAKYDYR encoded by the coding sequence ATGCGAATTAATGCGCGATTAGATGACGAGTATGCTGACAAATTAGCCTTTATTCAACAGCAGACTAATCAGGCAGTAACAGATGTGATTAAGTCTGCTATTGAATTGTATTACCAGCAGCTTCAGCAGGAGCAAAAGAATCCTTTCTCAATGCTCACCCAAACAGGCTTTATTGGTTGCGGTGAGTCACATCCGGATCTATCTGTAAATTACAAATCAATTTTGAGAGATGGTTTAAAAGCTAAGTATGATTATCGTTGA